The Nomascus leucogenys isolate Asia chromosome 16, Asia_NLE_v1, whole genome shotgun sequence genome includes a region encoding these proteins:
- the KLF10 gene encoding Krueppel-like factor 10, translating to MLNFGASLQQTAEERMEMISERPKESMYSWNKTAEKSDFEAVEALMSMSCSWKSDFKKYVENRPVTPVSDLSEEENLLPGTPDFHTIPAFCLTPPYSPSDFEPSQVSNLMAPAPSTVHFKSLSDTAKPHIAAPFKEEEKSPVSAPKLPKAQATSVIRHTADAQLCNHQSCPVKAASILNYQDNSFRRRTHLNVEAARKNIPCAAVSPNRSKCERNTVADVDEKASAALYDFSVPSSETVICRSQPAPVSPQQKSVLVSPPAVSAGGVPPMPVICQMVPLPANNPVVTTVVPSTPPSQPPAVCPPVVFMGTQVPKGAVMFVVPQPVVQSSKPPVVSPNGTRLSPIAPAPGFSPSAAKVTPQIDSSRIRSHICSHPGCGKTYFKSSHLKAHTRTHTGEKPFSCSWKGCERRFARSDELSRHRRTHTGEKKFACPMCDRRFMRSDHLTKHARRHLSAKKLPNWQMEVSKLNDIALPPTPAPTQ from the exons ATGCTCAACTTCGGTGCCTCTCTCCAGCAGACTGCG gaggaaagaatggaaatGATTTCTGAAAGGCCAAAAGAGAGTATGTATTCCTGGAACAAAACTGCAGAAAAAAGTGATTTTGAAGCTGTAGAAGCACTTATGTCAATGAGCTGCAGTTGGAAGTCTGATTTTAAGAAATACGTTGAAAACAGACCTGTTACCCCAGTATCTGATTTGTCAGAGGAAGAGAATCTGCTTCCGGGAACACCTGATTTTCATACAATCCCAGCATTT tgTTTGACTCCACCTTACAGTCCTTCTGACTTTGAACCCTCTCAAGTGTCAAATCTGATGGCACCAGCGCCATCTACTGTACACTTCAAGTCACTCTCAGATACTGCCAAACCTCACATTGCTGCACCtttcaaagaggaagaaaagagccCAGTATCTGCCCCCAAACTCCCCAAAGCTCAGGCAACAAGTGTGATTCGTCATACAGCTGATGCCCAGCTATGTAACCACCAGTCCTGCCCAGTGAAAGCAGCCAGCATCCTCAACTATCAGGACAATTCTTTTAGAAGAAGAACCCACCTAAATGTTGAGGCTGCAAGAAAGAACATACCATGTGCCGCTGTGTCACCAAACAGATCCAAATGTGAGAGAAACACAGTGGCAGATGTTGATGAGAAAGCAAGTGCTGCACTTTATGACTTTTCCGTGCCTTCCTCAGAGACGGTCATCTGCAGGTCTCAGCCAGCGCCTGTGTCCCCACAACAGAAGTCAGTGTTGGTCTCTCCACCTGCAGTATCTGCAGGGGGAGTGCCACCTATGCCGGTCATCTGCCAGATGGTTCCCCTTCCTGCCAACAACCCTGTCGTGACAACAGTCGTTCCCAGCACTCCTCCCAGCCAGCCACCAGCCGTTTGCCCCCCTGTTGTGTTCATGGGCACACAAGTCCCCAAAGGCGCTGTCATGTTTGTGGTACCCCAGCCTGTTGTGCAGAGTTCAAAGCCTCCAGTGGTGAGCCCGAATGGCACCAGACTCTCTCCCATTGCCCCTGCTCCTGGGTTTTCCCCTTCAGCAGCAAAAGTCACTCCTCAGATTGATTCATCAAGGATAAGGAGTCACATCTGTAGCCACCCAGGATGTGGCAAGACATACTTTAAAAGTTCCCATCTGAAGGCCCACACGAGGACACACACAG GAGAAAAGCCTTTCAGCTGTAGCTGGAAAGGTTGTGAAAGGAGGTTTGCCCGTTCTGATGAACTGTCCAGACACAGGCGAACCCACACGGGTGAGAAGAAATTTGCGTGCCCCATGTGTGACCGGCGGTTCATGAGGAGTGACCATTTGACCAAGCATGCCCGGCGCCATCTGTCAGCCAAGAAGCTACCAAACTGGCAGATGGAAGTGAGCAAGTTAAATGACATTGCTCTACCTCCAACCCCTGCTCCCACACAGTGA